A region of the Litchfieldia alkalitelluris genome:
CCAATCCACGGTTCCATCCTCATGCTCATGTTTCTTTTGCCAGAATGCATTTTTCACATGAACATGTGCAAGGTAATCACCTAACAATTCTAATCCCATACGATAATTCTCATAACCTTCATGAACCATATTGCCTGGATCATATAGCACACCTATATGATCTGGGTCAAATTGACTAACTAACCGATAAGCTAAACTAGCACTAGGCGCAATAGTTACATGATGTGTTTCAACTAGGCCCTTAATTTTGTATTGCTTACACATCTGCTCTACTTCTTTTAGATACGTAACGCCTTTTCTAAAAAGGTCATTATAATTTTGCATACGTTCATAGATGGGAACTCCTAGACGAATTGTGGAAGCACCAAATTTCTGGGCAACCTGTAGTACATGTTCTGTTGCAACTATGTCTCCAGCCTGTAAATAGGGAGTAACACTCACAACTTCAATGTTGTTTTTTGCTGCCTTCACTCGTAAATCTTCAATCTCTTGATTTGTGATTTCAGGCAATATCGTACATAAGTTATTACCCCAAAAACTATATTGCTCTTTTCTCAATTCACCAGGTATTTGTTTAAATCTCCATTCGACTCCATCATAATCTGTTTCCTTAAGATAGTCTAGAAGCTGTTCAGGAGTTGTATCCGGTGTCATTACTGAAAACACTGAGAATTTCATAATCACTTACCTCCTTCCTTTTATTGATTAAAAACTTTAGTATACTCATCAATTCGTATCGCTTGTTTTTGAGCAAGCAGACATAATTCTGCTGCTTTAAATGCATGCTCTTGAGTCATCGCATTTTCCGTCCGATTGATGCAATCTAATATGAATTCCCCAAAAAATGGATACCCTACCTGACCACTTAAACTAAAATGTTTTTCACCCTCGGCATTAACCAAATAAAGGTGGTCCCCGCTATTTTCTCTGGCCACATCAATATATTTTCGGATTTCAATATATCCTTCAGTTCCTACAACAAATGTTCTCCCATCACCCCATGTACCCAAGCCATCAGGTGTAAACCAATCTACTCGGAAATAGTGAGTTGATCCATTTTCTCCAACAAGGGTTGCATCCCCGAAATCTTCTAATTCAGGATAATTAGGATTATTATAGTTAGCTACTTTACTAGATAACACCTTTGCCTCTTTGTTTTTCGTAAAATATAAAAACTGTTCAATTTGGTGACTGCCTATATCACATAAAATACCGCCATAGTACTTCTCCTGAAAAAACCAGTCTGGTCTGGAAGGAGCATTTAAGCGATGTGGACCAAAGCCAGTTACTTGTATCACTTTCCCTATTGCACCTTCATCGATTAATTGCCCAGCAAACACAGCGCTTTCAACATGTAGCCGTTCACTATAATACACCATGTACTTCATTCCAGTTTCTTTTATCTTCTGCTTTGCCAGACGTAATTGCTCTAGTGTTGTAAACGGGGCTTTGTCGGTGAAGTAATCTTTTCCGTGATCCATTACCCTAAGACCTAATTCACAACGCTTGGAGGGAATGGCAGCTGCTGCAACTAATTCAACCT
Encoded here:
- a CDS encoding Gfo/Idh/MocA family protein is translated as MSRQDGMNYAPKGKINRVVKEGEFSFAAMALDHGHIYGMCNGLIEAGASLKWVFDQDPKKVEAFQQTFPQVKVASSEQEILDDSKVELVAAAAIPSKRCELGLRVMDHGKDYFTDKAPFTTLEQLRLAKQKIKETGMKYMVYYSERLHVESAVFAGQLIDEGAIGKVIQVTGFGPHRLNAPSRPDWFFQEKYYGGILCDIGSHQIEQFLYFTKNKEAKVLSSKVANYNNPNYPELEDFGDATLVGENGSTHYFRVDWFTPDGLGTWGDGRTFVVGTEGYIEIRKYIDVARENSGDHLYLVNAEGEKHFSLSGQVGYPFFGEFILDCINRTENAMTQEHAFKAAELCLLAQKQAIRIDEYTKVFNQ
- a CDS encoding sugar phosphate isomerase/epimerase family protein: MKFSVFSVMTPDTTPEQLLDYLKETDYDGVEWRFKQIPGELRKEQYSFWGNNLCTILPEITNQEIEDLRVKAAKNNIEVVSVTPYLQAGDIVATEHVLQVAQKFGASTIRLGVPIYERMQNYNDLFRKGVTYLKEVEQMCKQYKIKGLVETHHVTIAPSASLAYRLVSQFDPDHIGVLYDPGNMVHEGYENYRMGLELLGDYLAHVHVKNAFWQKKHEHEDGTVDWFVEWAQLEKGVVDWKQVFRDLRAVGYDGYVGMEDFSRSFGTKESLKHNIETVKRLLSEIESGQ